From a single Synergistaceae bacterium genomic region:
- a CDS encoding histidinol-phosphate transaminase, with the protein MSKFLHSKFTSLTPYDTSEEVESMKGYIRLNTNESPFPPSPIAIAYAYKAAEGLNYYPDPDCRRLAETIAGRNGIKPSNIVFGNGSDEILSFIFMALCEKGAAFPDITYSFYKILAGLHGVNFTTIPLRGFKILTEDYTNLEGRTVFIANPNAPTSLALDTGELELIISSNPDSLIVVDEAYVDFGAKSAVRFIRKYDNLIVVRTFSKSRSLAGARLGWCMCCDELAADIRAVKNAIAPYNVNAMTQAAALGSLEDEDYTRRNIAMICKVRDNTASRLREMGFEVLDSSTNFLFAKHSRAAGVKIYEALKKYKIIIRHFSSPLVLDDWNRITIGTAEQMQVFLEVVKGVVERESR; encoded by the coding sequence ATGAGCAAGTTCTTGCACTCTAAGTTCACCTCGCTCACGCCTTACGACACTTCCGAAGAAGTCGAGAGCATGAAGGGCTACATCCGCCTCAACACCAACGAGTCCCCCTTCCCGCCCTCGCCAATAGCCATAGCCTACGCCTACAAGGCCGCAGAAGGCCTCAACTACTACCCTGACCCTGACTGCCGACGACTCGCAGAAACCATCGCCGGACGCAACGGCATAAAGCCCTCAAACATCGTCTTCGGTAACGGTTCTGACGAGATACTCAGCTTCATCTTTATGGCACTCTGCGAGAAAGGAGCTGCCTTCCCCGACATCACCTACTCCTTCTACAAGATACTTGCCGGGCTTCACGGCGTGAACTTCACGACAATTCCGCTGAGAGGCTTCAAGATTCTCACGGAGGACTACACTAACCTTGAGGGGCGGACAGTCTTCATCGCCAACCCCAACGCTCCGACAAGCCTCGCACTCGACACGGGGGAACTCGAGCTGATAATCTCCTCTAACCCCGACAGCCTCATCGTGGTTGATGAAGCGTACGTTGATTTCGGCGCAAAGTCTGCTGTGAGGTTCATCCGCAAGTACGACAATCTCATAGTGGTAAGGACATTCTCGAAGTCCCGTTCTCTCGCAGGCGCAAGATTAGGCTGGTGCATGTGCTGCGATGAACTAGCTGCTGACATCCGCGCCGTCAAGAACGCCATCGCTCCCTACAACGTCAACGCAATGACGCAGGCGGCTGCTCTGGGTTCGCTCGAGGACGAAGACTACACCCGCCGGAACATCGCGATGATCTGCAAGGTTCGCGACAACACGGCGAGCAGGCTTCGCGAGATGGGCTTTGAGGTGCTGGACTCGAGCACTAATTTCCTGTTTGCGAAACACAGCAGAGCTGCGGGCGTAAAGATCTACGAGGCCTTGAAGAAGTACAAGATAATCATCCGTCATTTCAGCTCACCCCTTGTGCTGGATGACTGGAACAGAATCACTATCGGCACTGCGGAACAGATGCAGGTATTTCTGGAAGTTGTGAAAGGAGTTGTTGAACGTGAGAGCCGGTGA
- a CDS encoding FprA family A-type flavoprotein, with protein sequence MYKAILADKDTWWTGVNDYETDMFESLWPLPQGVAYNAYVVLGSTATAAIDTVKGPYLDEYIIKLTQALGGRPLNYLVVNHMEPDHAGLISQLLTRWPGLKFIGNAKTVPMLKGYHGIDENIIAMKDGDTLDLGGHVLKFATVPMLHWPESMVTFDTTTGVLFSNDSFGGFGAHEGGIFDDQKNPARWEDEMLRYYACIVAKYSNIVQAALKKLGGLPIAKIFPSHGTLFRDDPKKVISLYDKWSRCEGETGAVVVYGSMYGHTRMMAEAVSTGLAESGIKDVRLYDVSRSDPSYILRDIWRFKAFALMACTYNTLLFPPMDALCSKLLNRMPKNKVVGVAGSYSWSKGALTALQDYAAKSKLEVVGPAVEVYASATDEDLAQCEELGKNLGAAIA encoded by the coding sequence ATGTACAAGGCAATTCTTGCTGACAAAGATACATGGTGGACGGGCGTAAACGATTACGAGACCGACATGTTCGAGTCTCTCTGGCCTCTGCCTCAGGGAGTCGCCTACAATGCTTACGTTGTCTTAGGTTCGACGGCAACTGCGGCAATCGACACGGTCAAGGGCCCGTACCTCGACGAATACATCATCAAGCTCACGCAGGCACTGGGAGGCCGTCCGCTGAACTACCTCGTCGTGAACCACATGGAGCCTGACCACGCAGGACTGATCTCACAGCTCCTGACGCGCTGGCCCGGGCTGAAGTTCATCGGCAACGCAAAGACTGTCCCGATGCTGAAAGGTTATCACGGCATCGACGAGAACATCATAGCCATGAAGGACGGCGACACTCTGGATTTGGGCGGGCACGTGCTGAAGTTCGCGACTGTTCCGATGCTTCACTGGCCGGAAAGCATGGTAACTTTCGACACAACTACCGGTGTTCTGTTCTCTAATGACTCGTTCGGAGGCTTCGGAGCACACGAGGGCGGAATCTTCGACGACCAGAAGAACCCTGCGCGCTGGGAGGACGAGATGCTGAGGTACTATGCGTGCATTGTGGCCAAGTATTCCAACATTGTGCAGGCTGCCTTGAAGAAGCTCGGAGGACTCCCAATCGCAAAGATTTTCCCGTCGCACGGTACGCTGTTCCGTGATGACCCCAAGAAGGTAATCTCGCTCTATGACAAGTGGAGCAGGTGTGAAGGCGAGACCGGCGCAGTTGTGGTTTACGGCTCAATGTACGGGCACACAAGAATGATGGCTGAGGCAGTGAGCACAGGACTTGCTGAATCTGGCATTAAGGACGTGAGGCTTTACGATGTCTCACGCTCTGACCCGTCATATATTCTGCGCGACATCTGGAGGTTCAAGGCCTTTGCGCTGATGGCCTGCACGTACAACACGCTTCTTTTCCCGCCGATGGATGCTCTGTGCTCTAAGCTCCTTAACCGTATGCCCAAGAACAAGGTCGTCGGAGTTGCGGGGAGCTATTCATGGAGCAAGGGAGCATTGACGGCACTGCAGGACTACGCGGCCAAGAGCAAGCTGGAAGTTGTCGGGCCTGCGGTTGAGGTTTACGCTTCAGCGACGGACGAAGACCTTGCGCAGTGCGAGGAGCTCGGGAAGAATCTCGGGGCGGCGATTGCATGA
- a CDS encoding histidine--tRNA ligase: MAVITAPRGTRDILPSESWKWAYIIKTASETMRDFGFSEIHLPVFEHTELFARGVGETTDIVEKEMYTFEDRGGRSITLRPEATAGVMRCALENNLCAQGASAKLWNWGPMFRHERPQKGRYRQFYQIDAEFLGVAGPMADVEVISLSLELFRRLGLKNLEVVINSVGCEKCRPVYRQKLVEYFTAHKDSLCETCLDRLDRNPLRILDCKKESCGQVADGAPDIFDSLCEECREHFAEVRAGLERLGFTYRMSKRLVRGLDYYTKTAYEILSGDLGAQNAVAGGGRYDNLASAVGGGKVPGVGFACGLDRIALVMEEQGCSFGEAPAVSVYCAALDDESRGSVQALTYELRKAGISAECDTAGRSFKVQMRNAGACRFACIIGQEEREKNCVAVKDLQSGEQVSVKLEEAANFVRARL; encoded by the coding sequence ATGGCTGTTATAACTGCACCAAGAGGAACGCGCGATATTCTGCCGTCCGAATCATGGAAGTGGGCATACATCATAAAGACTGCCTCAGAGACAATGAGGGACTTTGGCTTCAGCGAGATTCACCTGCCGGTCTTTGAGCACACGGAACTGTTTGCGCGCGGAGTAGGAGAGACGACGGACATTGTCGAGAAGGAGATGTACACCTTCGAGGACAGGGGAGGCCGGAGCATAACCCTCCGTCCCGAAGCGACCGCCGGAGTAATGCGCTGTGCCCTCGAGAACAACCTGTGCGCTCAGGGTGCAAGCGCGAAGCTCTGGAACTGGGGGCCGATGTTCCGGCACGAGAGGCCGCAGAAGGGACGTTACAGGCAGTTCTACCAGATTGACGCGGAGTTTCTGGGCGTTGCCGGACCGATGGCTGATGTTGAGGTTATCTCGCTGAGCCTTGAGCTCTTCAGGAGGCTGGGGCTGAAGAACCTCGAGGTCGTCATTAACTCCGTAGGCTGTGAGAAGTGCAGGCCTGTCTACCGTCAGAAGCTCGTAGAGTACTTCACGGCTCACAAGGACTCGCTGTGTGAAACATGCCTTGACCGCCTCGACAGGAATCCCCTCCGCATCCTCGACTGCAAGAAAGAGTCGTGCGGCCAAGTTGCGGACGGAGCACCCGACATCTTCGATTCATTGTGTGAGGAATGCCGCGAGCACTTTGCTGAAGTCCGTGCGGGGCTCGAACGTTTAGGGTTCACGTACAGAATGAGCAAGAGACTCGTTCGCGGGCTGGACTACTACACAAAGACGGCGTACGAGATTCTTTCGGGCGACTTGGGGGCACAGAACGCAGTCGCTGGAGGAGGACGCTACGATAACCTTGCGAGCGCAGTCGGCGGCGGAAAAGTTCCCGGCGTTGGGTTCGCGTGCGGGCTCGACAGGATTGCTCTCGTGATGGAGGAACAGGGCTGCAGCTTCGGGGAAGCTCCGGCGGTCTCGGTGTACTGCGCGGCTCTGGACGATGAATCGCGGGGAAGTGTTCAGGCCTTGACGTACGAACTCAGGAAGGCGGGAATCTCTGCGGAGTGCGACACTGCGGGACGGAGCTTCAAGGTTCAGATGAGGAATGCCGGTGCGTGCAGGTTTGCGTGCATAATCGGGCAGGAGGAACGCGAGAAGAATTGTGTTGCCGTCAAGGACCTGCAGAGCGGCGAACAGGTGAGCGTGAAACTTGAGGAAGCAGCGAACTTCGTGAGGGCTCGCCTGTAG
- the speE gene encoding polyamine aminopropyltransferase, whose translation MTDYVTYPKRRNELWLSEYSSDNLILSMRAKDILHVEQTPYQELLIADTQEYGRVLMLDGAYQLTEKDEFTYSEMMAHVPLCAHNNPSNVLIIGGGDGAIMREVLKHDCVKKCTLIDIDERVIECSKKYLPFAGCSFADERADVRCMDAMKFIRETEERYDVVIIDSTDPVDFAAGLFQSGFYDDVKRVMTPEAMLSELTESPFVDAALMAQAIREMRKVFPVVRMYWGAVPTYPGGMWTYGLASMKDDPAEPVRDVAPTRYYTNAIHRASFVLPPFLEEMLQ comes from the coding sequence ATGACGGACTACGTAACCTACCCCAAACGCCGCAATGAACTCTGGCTCAGCGAGTACAGCTCGGACAACCTCATACTGTCCATGCGGGCAAAGGACATCCTTCACGTCGAGCAGACACCGTACCAGGAGCTGCTTATTGCGGATACACAGGAATACGGCAGGGTGCTGATGCTTGACGGAGCATACCAGCTCACGGAGAAGGACGAGTTCACGTACTCCGAGATGATGGCTCACGTTCCGCTGTGCGCACACAATAACCCCTCGAACGTGCTAATCATCGGCGGAGGAGACGGGGCAATAATGCGCGAAGTCCTGAAGCATGACTGCGTGAAGAAGTGCACGCTGATAGACATTGACGAGAGAGTCATAGAGTGCTCGAAGAAGTATTTACCGTTTGCGGGGTGCTCGTTCGCGGACGAGAGGGCGGATGTCAGGTGCATGGACGCAATGAAGTTCATCCGCGAGACAGAGGAACGCTATGATGTTGTGATTATCGACAGCACTGACCCTGTGGACTTTGCGGCGGGATTGTTCCAGTCGGGCTTCTACGACGACGTTAAGCGCGTCATGACTCCTGAAGCTATGCTCTCGGAATTAACGGAGTCGCCGTTTGTTGATGCGGCACTTATGGCGCAGGCGATACGGGAGATGCGGAAGGTGTTTCCTGTCGTGCGTATGTACTGGGGAGCAGTTCCGACGTACCCGGGCGGAATGTGGACGTACGGGCTTGCGTCAATGAAGGATGACCCTGCAGAGCCTGTGAGGGACGTTGCACCGACACGCTACTACACGAACGCAATACACAGAGCCTCGTTTGTTCTGCCGCCGTTCCTAGAAGAGATGTTGCAGTAA
- the rsmG gene encoding 16S rRNA (guanine(527)-N(7))-methyltransferase RsmG produces the protein MVENSAQETVLRKFAGLLASCTRARLTGTRGADDIYALQVQDCLLSLEYLPKEGRVIDVGSGGGLPGIVWAVYRPDLSVTLLDSVAKKCEAVRSIIAELGLSNIEVVCSRSEEFARKHRESFSLAGARALASAGVCAELLSPLVEVGGHVLTFKGEKVHEEVSEVADKWGMLGLSKPALHFYGGTSKCIVLWKKQKKCPAVFPRREGLAGTDHFWE, from the coding sequence GTGGTGGAGAACTCTGCGCAGGAGACTGTGCTCCGCAAGTTCGCCGGTCTCTTGGCCTCCTGCACGCGCGCACGCCTGACGGGAACTCGAGGAGCTGACGACATCTACGCCCTTCAGGTTCAGGACTGTCTGCTCTCGCTGGAGTACCTTCCGAAAGAAGGAAGAGTAATTGATGTTGGGAGCGGCGGCGGACTGCCCGGCATTGTGTGGGCTGTGTACCGTCCTGACCTGAGCGTTACACTTCTCGACAGCGTGGCCAAGAAGTGCGAGGCCGTGAGAAGTATAATCGCTGAGCTGGGGCTCTCCAATATTGAGGTTGTGTGTTCACGTAGCGAGGAGTTTGCGCGCAAACACAGAGAGAGTTTCAGCCTTGCGGGAGCGCGTGCTCTTGCGTCCGCCGGAGTGTGCGCGGAATTGCTGTCGCCTCTGGTGGAGGTTGGCGGGCACGTCCTGACGTTCAAGGGCGAGAAGGTTCATGAGGAAGTCTCGGAGGTTGCGGACAAATGGGGAATGCTCGGCCTGAGCAAACCGGCACTGCACTTTTACGGCGGCACGTCGAAGTGTATAGTCCTCTGGAAGAAGCAGAAGAAGTGCCCTGCAGTTTTTCCGAGACGCGAAGGACTTGCTGGTACAGATCATTTCTGGGAGTGA
- the hisB gene encoding imidazoleglycerol-phosphate dehydratase HisB codes for MRAGDIFRETKETTIALNLMLDERKKSEIKTGCGFLDHMLTLFAAHGGFGLFLKCKGDYEVDYHHTVEDVGISLGQAFAKALGSKRGINRYGSYILPMDEALILTAVDFSGRAYLGWDMNITSPKVGDFDTELAQEFWLGFVRNAQCTLHFRQMAGTNAHHIIEGAFKSAARSIAHAVSINPDSEDEVPSTKGVL; via the coding sequence GTGAGAGCCGGTGATATTTTCAGGGAGACGAAAGAGACGACGATAGCACTCAACCTGATGCTTGACGAGCGCAAGAAGAGTGAGATAAAGACGGGGTGCGGCTTCCTTGACCACATGCTGACGCTGTTTGCGGCACACGGGGGCTTCGGCCTCTTCTTGAAGTGCAAGGGAGATTACGAGGTGGACTATCACCACACGGTTGAGGATGTGGGGATAAGTCTCGGGCAGGCGTTCGCGAAGGCACTTGGGAGCAAGAGGGGCATCAACCGCTACGGGAGCTATATCCTGCCTATGGACGAGGCACTGATTCTCACGGCGGTAGACTTTTCGGGAAGGGCATATCTCGGCTGGGACATGAACATAACCTCACCGAAGGTCGGGGACTTTGACACGGAACTTGCGCAGGAGTTCTGGCTGGGCTTTGTGAGGAACGCACAATGTACGCTGCACTTCCGGCAGATGGCTGGGACAAACGCACATCACATCATCGAGGGAGCGTTCAAGTCTGCGGCACGGTCGATAGCTCATGCAGTGAGCATCAACCCTGACAGCGAGGACGAGGTTCCGTCGACAAAGGGAGTGCTGTAG
- a CDS encoding iron-containing alcohol dehydrogenase — translation MNNFVWHNPTELIFGKDTVKELGPRLKADGIKGVLLVYGGKGTFRSGAYEQVTDMLSKNGIRFSDVNDVKPNPLISKVREGIARVKAGGIDAILPIGGGSAFDTAKAIAAGACYGGDIWDFYASKGKITKALPVYGVLTASASSSEVNCISVISNPETQDKISMSAPCLYPVVSVIDPSFQVTLPQKQTVYGGVDIIAHVLERVLDGDEASELMDAQGYALIRTMMRVIPQLIDDPKDYDARAEYALAGAMAHCGFLSMGRKTRGDFSSHKLGHSISLLYGAPHGASLSVVMPAWSRYLCEENPDPFIRLGEEVFGIYDGSDEDRANEAIDSLEDFFKEINAPTTLRELGLKEEDIQKLADNAGKLLPYGSLKVLTAEDILEIYKLAY, via the coding sequence ATGAACAATTTTGTGTGGCACAATCCGACAGAATTAATCTTCGGCAAAGACACCGTGAAGGAACTCGGGCCGAGACTCAAAGCTGACGGCATCAAGGGAGTGCTGTTGGTGTACGGAGGCAAGGGGACATTCAGGAGCGGAGCATACGAGCAGGTTACGGACATGCTCAGCAAGAACGGAATACGCTTCTCCGACGTGAACGACGTGAAGCCCAACCCGTTAATCAGCAAGGTACGCGAGGGAATCGCGCGCGTGAAGGCCGGAGGGATAGACGCGATACTTCCCATCGGCGGGGGGAGCGCGTTCGACACGGCGAAAGCAATTGCGGCGGGAGCATGTTACGGTGGCGACATCTGGGACTTCTACGCGAGCAAAGGCAAAATCACGAAGGCTCTGCCGGTTTACGGAGTGCTTACGGCTTCGGCATCATCGAGCGAGGTCAACTGCATTTCCGTAATCAGCAACCCCGAAACTCAGGACAAAATCTCGATGTCCGCACCGTGCCTGTATCCTGTCGTGTCGGTGATTGACCCGTCGTTTCAGGTAACACTTCCCCAGAAGCAGACGGTCTACGGCGGAGTAGACATAATAGCCCACGTTCTGGAGAGAGTGCTTGACGGCGATGAAGCCAGCGAACTTATGGACGCTCAGGGTTACGCACTGATACGGACGATGATGCGTGTAATCCCTCAGCTCATCGATGACCCGAAAGATTACGACGCGAGGGCAGAATACGCCCTGGCGGGGGCAATGGCACACTGCGGATTCTTGTCGATGGGAAGGAAGACGCGCGGAGACTTCTCCTCACACAAGCTGGGACACTCAATCAGCCTGCTTTACGGAGCACCGCACGGAGCTAGCTTGTCGGTGGTTATGCCTGCGTGGTCAAGGTATCTCTGCGAGGAGAACCCTGATCCGTTCATCAGGCTGGGCGAAGAAGTTTTCGGGATTTACGACGGTTCTGACGAGGACAGGGCGAACGAGGCTATCGACTCCCTCGAGGACTTCTTCAAGGAGATCAACGCTCCGACGACGCTGCGCGAACTTGGCCTGAAGGAAGAAGACATCCAGAAGCTCGCGGATAATGCCGGGAAGCTGCTGCCTTACGGGAGCTTGAAGGTGCTCACAGCGGAGGACATACTGGAGATCTACAAGCTGGCGTATTAA